The Planococcus versutus genome contains a region encoding:
- a CDS encoding ATP-dependent RecD-like DNA helicase: protein MTGQIDLFQEEKQFVLGRPVVSIFHNPQNLFSIAKVKIQETNTPYTEKEIIVSGYFPALTLEEQYRFTGVVKNHPRYGVQFQVETFTKEVPETEQGIIHYLSSDMFNGIGRKTAETIVKKLGKDAIKKILEDPDSLDKVPRLSADKKDTIRATLQMNLGLERVMIQLNDWGFGPQVGMRIYQAYREETIDILTKNPFQLIEEIEGIGFQRADELGMKLGITGSHPDRIKASILHILNQASLSDGHVFVDAQTLIPVVKEMLEARQQEEISIDAISKAAIELNEEGKVAGEETRLYLPSLYYSEVGIATKLETLLAEQENRAKFPSSEVRKALGEAEERLGVNYAETQVEAIENSINSSVMILTGGPGTGKTTVVRGLVEIYAELHGLSLDPKEYAKKKEPFPIILAAPTGRAAKRLSESTDLPAMTIHRLLGFNGQEKDEETEKEIEGKLIIIDEMSMVDTWLAHQLLKAVPEDAQLIFVGDQDQLPPVGPGQVLRDLLESKRIPTVELTDIYRQSSGSSIIELAHQMKKGQLPEDITAKTADRSFIKAGIDQIPTVVEKVVKSALSKGHSIKDIQVLAPMYKGPAGIDALNRLIQELVNSNPDGKRKELVFGDITYRIGDKILQLVNQPESNVFNGDMGEVVAIMRAKETVEKQDMLVASFDGIEVTYERSDLNQLTLAYCCSIHKSQGSEFPTVIMPIVRGYMKMLRRNLLYTGITRSKDFLILCGDPGVFRYGVERTDDAQRMTTLKSRLAVATDEPKTEEQTKQLAQTKQSGPISLTVENVHTVHPMIGMEGITPQNFMEA, encoded by the coding sequence ATGACCGGACAAATCGATTTATTTCAAGAAGAAAAGCAATTTGTATTAGGGCGTCCTGTCGTCTCGATTTTTCACAATCCCCAAAACTTATTCTCCATAGCCAAAGTGAAAATCCAAGAAACCAACACCCCTTATACTGAAAAAGAAATTATTGTATCTGGCTATTTTCCGGCGTTGACGCTTGAAGAACAGTACCGTTTTACAGGAGTCGTAAAAAATCATCCGCGTTACGGCGTTCAATTTCAAGTGGAAACTTTTACAAAAGAAGTACCTGAAACCGAACAAGGCATCATTCATTATTTATCAAGTGATATGTTTAACGGCATTGGCCGGAAAACGGCGGAAACTATCGTTAAAAAACTAGGCAAAGACGCGATCAAAAAGATTTTAGAAGACCCTGATTCACTCGATAAAGTTCCGAGGTTATCTGCTGACAAAAAAGACACAATTCGCGCAACTTTACAAATGAACCTAGGTCTTGAACGCGTAATGATTCAACTAAATGATTGGGGCTTTGGTCCACAAGTTGGCATGCGTATTTATCAAGCATACCGTGAAGAAACTATCGACATTTTGACCAAAAATCCATTTCAGCTTATTGAAGAAATCGAAGGAATTGGTTTTCAACGTGCCGATGAATTAGGGATGAAACTCGGCATTACGGGTAGTCACCCTGACCGCATCAAAGCCTCGATTTTGCATATTCTCAATCAAGCTTCTTTGTCTGATGGACACGTGTTTGTAGATGCCCAAACGTTAATTCCAGTAGTTAAAGAAATGCTTGAAGCACGGCAACAAGAAGAAATTTCAATTGATGCGATTTCAAAAGCGGCAATTGAATTAAATGAAGAAGGCAAAGTGGCTGGAGAAGAAACACGGCTCTACTTGCCATCACTTTATTATTCGGAAGTGGGCATTGCGACAAAATTAGAAACATTGCTGGCTGAACAAGAAAATCGCGCAAAATTTCCGAGTTCAGAAGTGCGAAAAGCACTTGGCGAAGCTGAAGAACGTCTTGGAGTAAATTATGCTGAGACGCAAGTTGAAGCAATCGAAAATAGCATTAACTCATCTGTTATGATTTTAACAGGAGGACCAGGTACTGGGAAAACAACCGTTGTTCGTGGACTTGTAGAAATTTACGCCGAGCTTCACGGATTATCACTCGACCCTAAAGAATACGCAAAGAAAAAAGAACCTTTTCCGATTATTCTTGCAGCACCAACTGGACGGGCGGCTAAACGGTTGAGTGAATCTACTGATTTGCCAGCTATGACCATTCACCGTTTGCTTGGATTTAATGGTCAAGAAAAAGACGAAGAAACAGAAAAAGAAATTGAAGGCAAATTGATTATTATCGATGAAATGTCGATGGTTGATACGTGGCTCGCACATCAATTGTTAAAAGCTGTACCGGAAGACGCCCAATTGATTTTTGTTGGCGACCAAGATCAATTGCCGCCAGTCGGACCTGGTCAAGTATTGCGCGATTTACTAGAATCAAAACGAATTCCAACTGTTGAATTAACGGATATTTATCGACAGTCGTCAGGCTCATCAATTATCGAACTGGCACATCAAATGAAAAAAGGGCAATTGCCAGAAGACATTACCGCAAAAACAGCGGATCGTTCTTTCATTAAAGCAGGTATAGACCAGATTCCGACAGTAGTTGAAAAAGTAGTTAAAAGCGCTTTATCAAAAGGTCATTCGATAAAAGATATTCAAGTACTAGCACCCATGTACAAAGGACCAGCAGGAATTGACGCTTTAAATCGATTGATCCAAGAATTGGTCAATTCAAATCCTGACGGCAAACGTAAAGAACTGGTATTTGGCGATATTACATATCGCATTGGTGATAAAATTTTGCAACTGGTCAACCAGCCTGAAAGCAATGTCTTTAACGGAGATATGGGCGAAGTTGTGGCTATTATGCGAGCAAAAGAAACCGTCGAAAAGCAAGATATGTTAGTCGCTTCATTTGATGGAATTGAAGTAACTTATGAACGCAGCGACTTAAACCAATTAACGTTAGCGTATTGCTGCTCGATTCACAAATCACAAGGCTCTGAATTTCCAACTGTCATCATGCCAATTGTGCGTGGCTACATGAAAATGCTACGTCGCAATTTACTATACACGGGCATCACGCGAAGTAAAGATTTTCTCATTTTATGCGGCGACCCAGGTGTTTTTCGTTATGGTGTCGAACGTACAGACGACGCGCAACGCATGACTACATTGAAAAGTCGCTTAGCGGTCGCGACTGACGAACCAAAAACCGAAGAACAAACAAAACAACTTGCACAGACAAAACAAAGCGGACCTATTAGCCTAACCGTTGAAAACGTTCACACTGTTCACCCAATGATCGGTATGGAAGGCATCACGCCACAAAATTTTATGGAAGCATAA
- the alaS gene encoding alanine--tRNA ligase, with amino-acid sequence MKHLKAEDIRQMYIDFFKEKGHDQEPSAPLVPFEDPSLLWINSGVATLKKYFDGRVIPNNPRIVNAQKSIRTNDIENVGKTARHHTFFEMLGNFSIGEYFKTEAIHWAWEFLTDDKWIGFDAEKLSVTVHPEDEEAYAIWLNEVGVPAERIIRLEGNFWDIGEGPSGPNSEIFYDRGESYGNDLTDPELYPGGENNRYLEIWNLVFSQFNHNSDHTYTLLPKQNIDTGMGLERMACVAQDVPTNYDTDLFVPIIRKTEEISGKTYGEDADMDMAFKVIADHIRTVAFAIGDGALPSNEGRGYVLRRLLRRAVRYAKKLGVEKPFLFELVPVVGDIMKSFYPEVNDKQDFIVRVMKLEEQRFHETLHDGLAILSSVVEKQKADGQTEIPGEDAFRLYDTYGFPVELTEEYAEEEGMSIDHEGFEAAMQAQRDRARNARQDVNSMQTQSEVLGNLKETSEFIGYSQTVANAEVLVMIKDGKLAEYAHEGEEVDVILDQTPFYAESGGQIADRGVLSNDLVQATVLTVKKAPNGQNLHTVRVESGELTKSTVVAQVDAALRRHTVKNHTATHLLHQALKDTLGTHVNQAGSYVGPDRLRFDFSHFGQVTKEELKKIEHIVNEKVWEGIAVQTGYHNLQEAKEMGAMALFGEKYGEVVRVVEIGDYSLELCGGVHVFNTSEIGLFKIVSESGIGAGVRRIEALTGKGAYESFKDSEHVLEQAAGLLKSSPRDMIQKVQSVQVEIKSMQRENESLLAKISNAQSAGILDAAQKVGDITVLSVKVEAKDNNQLRQMMDDLKSKMNKAVIVLGAVDGDKVMLAAGVTKDLAGGDYHAGQIVKYVAEQCGGKGGGRPDMAMAGAKDANQLEAALESVYNLVK; translated from the coding sequence ATGAAACATTTAAAAGCTGAAGATATTAGACAAATGTATATCGATTTCTTTAAAGAAAAAGGTCACGATCAGGAGCCAAGTGCACCGCTTGTGCCTTTTGAAGATCCTTCTTTGTTATGGATTAACAGTGGTGTTGCTACATTGAAGAAATACTTTGATGGTCGCGTCATTCCAAATAATCCACGAATCGTAAACGCACAGAAATCTATTCGCACAAATGATATTGAAAACGTCGGGAAAACAGCGCGTCATCATACGTTTTTCGAAATGCTTGGGAACTTTTCAATTGGCGAATACTTTAAAACCGAAGCGATTCACTGGGCTTGGGAATTTTTAACGGACGACAAATGGATCGGTTTTGATGCTGAAAAACTTTCTGTAACAGTTCATCCAGAAGACGAAGAAGCATATGCGATTTGGTTAAATGAAGTGGGTGTACCTGCGGAGCGCATCATTCGTTTAGAAGGGAATTTTTGGGATATCGGCGAAGGCCCAAGTGGTCCGAACTCTGAAATTTTCTACGATCGCGGCGAAAGCTATGGCAACGATTTGACTGATCCTGAACTTTATCCAGGTGGCGAAAATAATCGTTATTTGGAAATTTGGAACTTGGTGTTCTCGCAATTCAACCACAACTCAGATCACACCTACACATTGCTGCCTAAACAAAATATCGATACAGGAATGGGCTTAGAGCGCATGGCTTGTGTGGCTCAAGACGTACCAACCAACTACGACACGGATTTATTCGTACCGATTATCCGAAAAACAGAAGAAATTTCAGGGAAAACGTACGGCGAAGATGCGGATATGGATATGGCGTTTAAAGTGATTGCCGACCACATCCGTACGGTTGCATTTGCGATTGGTGACGGAGCACTTCCATCTAACGAGGGACGCGGTTATGTGTTACGTCGTTTATTACGTCGCGCAGTTCGTTATGCGAAAAAATTAGGCGTTGAAAAACCATTCTTGTTTGAACTAGTACCAGTGGTTGGAGACATTATGAAGAGCTTCTACCCCGAAGTAAACGACAAACAAGACTTTATCGTTCGTGTGATGAAACTAGAAGAACAACGTTTCCACGAAACGCTTCATGACGGCTTAGCGATTTTGTCTTCGGTAGTAGAAAAACAAAAAGCAGACGGGCAAACTGAAATCCCGGGTGAAGATGCATTTCGTTTGTACGACACGTATGGCTTTCCAGTTGAATTGACTGAGGAATATGCAGAAGAAGAAGGCATGAGCATCGACCATGAAGGCTTTGAAGCAGCGATGCAAGCTCAGCGTGATCGTGCAAGAAACGCGCGTCAAGACGTCAACTCTATGCAAACGCAATCGGAAGTACTTGGCAATTTGAAAGAAACGAGTGAATTTATTGGCTATAGCCAAACCGTTGCAAATGCGGAAGTTTTGGTTATGATCAAAGACGGAAAACTAGCTGAATATGCTCACGAAGGCGAAGAAGTAGACGTGATATTAGATCAAACTCCGTTTTACGCAGAAAGTGGCGGACAAATTGCTGACCGCGGAGTTTTGAGCAATGATTTGGTTCAAGCAACCGTTTTAACTGTTAAAAAAGCACCAAACGGCCAAAACTTGCATACGGTTCGTGTTGAAAGTGGAGAACTGACAAAATCGACTGTAGTGGCTCAAGTAGATGCAGCATTGCGTCGTCATACAGTGAAAAACCATACAGCAACACACCTTCTTCACCAAGCGTTAAAAGATACACTGGGAACGCATGTAAACCAAGCGGGGTCTTATGTAGGACCAGATCGTTTACGATTTGACTTTTCTCACTTTGGCCAAGTGACAAAAGAAGAGTTAAAAAAAATCGAGCACATCGTAAACGAAAAAGTATGGGAAGGCATCGCAGTGCAAACAGGCTATCACAATTTACAAGAAGCAAAAGAGATGGGCGCAATGGCCTTGTTTGGTGAGAAATATGGAGAAGTTGTTCGTGTTGTTGAAATTGGCGACTATTCTTTAGAATTATGTGGTGGTGTTCATGTATTCAATACATCGGAAATCGGCTTGTTTAAAATTGTTTCAGAAAGCGGAATTGGTGCTGGAGTACGCAGAATTGAAGCCTTAACAGGGAAAGGCGCATATGAAAGCTTTAAAGACAGCGAACACGTATTAGAGCAGGCAGCAGGTCTATTGAAATCTTCTCCGCGCGACATGATTCAAAAAGTCCAGTCGGTTCAAGTAGAAATAAAATCTATGCAACGTGAAAACGAATCCTTGTTGGCGAAAATTTCAAATGCACAATCAGCTGGAATTTTAGACGCAGCTCAAAAAGTGGGCGACATTACCGTGTTATCTGTGAAAGTAGAAGCAAAAGACAATAACCAATTGCGCCAAATGATGGACGACTTAAAGTCGAAAATGAACAAAGCTGTAATCGTACTAGGGGCAGTAGATGGTGACAAAGTCATGCTTGCTGCAGGTGTAACAAAAGATTTAGCAGGTGGCGATTACCACGCGGGACAAATCGTTAAATATGTAGCGGAACAATGTGGTGGTAAAGGCGGAGGGCGACCTGACATGGCAATGGCAGGCGCAAAAGATGCTAATCAATTAGAAGCGGCACTCGAATCTGTTTATAACCTAGTTAAATAG
- a CDS encoding IreB family regulatory phosphoprotein: protein MSSFDRTMKFDSSDESMEQEVKQVMLQVHSALEEKGYNPINQIVGYLLSGDPAYIPRHQDARNMIRKLERDEILEELVKFYIKKNNEE from the coding sequence GTGAGTTCATTTGATCGTACTATGAAATTCGATTCTTCTGATGAGTCGATGGAACAAGAAGTCAAGCAAGTAATGCTTCAAGTTCATTCAGCACTTGAAGAAAAAGGTTATAACCCAATCAATCAGATTGTTGGATATTTATTATCAGGTGATCCGGCTTATATTCCTCGCCATCAGGATGCGCGAAACATGATACGCAAACTGGAACGAGATGAAATACTAGAAGAACTTGTAAAGTTCTATATTAAAAAGAATAACGAGGAATAA
- the ruvX gene encoding Holliday junction resolvase RuvX → MRIMGLDVGSKTVGVAISDPMGWTAQGIETVKINEAIEEFGMARLGELIKQYEVTEAVVGYPKNMNNSIGPRAEASERFAELLKEAYSIPVVLWDERLTTSAAEKMLISADVSRKNRKKVIDKMAAVMILQGYLDFKK, encoded by the coding sequence ATGCGCATAATGGGACTTGATGTCGGTTCGAAAACAGTTGGAGTTGCAATCAGTGACCCCATGGGGTGGACAGCGCAAGGAATCGAAACCGTCAAAATAAATGAAGCGATTGAAGAATTCGGCATGGCTCGACTTGGTGAACTTATCAAGCAATATGAAGTAACTGAAGCAGTTGTTGGCTATCCGAAAAACATGAACAACTCAATTGGACCGCGCGCTGAAGCATCTGAAAGATTTGCAGAGTTGTTAAAAGAAGCGTATAGTATACCGGTAGTCCTATGGGATGAACGGTTGACGACGTCGGCTGCAGAGAAGATGTTAATATCTGCAGATGTTAGCCGGAAAAATCGCAAAAAAGTGATCGACAAGATGGCAGCAGTTATGATTTTGCAAGGCTATCTTGATTTTAAAAAATAA
- a CDS encoding DUF1292 domain-containing protein, producing the protein MEHGQEHITVVDENGNEQLFEVLFTFESADFGKSYVLYFPLGAEEDDEGEIEIHASSFTENPESDETVGGGELRPVETDAEWDMIEEMLNTFLDEEEENEEL; encoded by the coding sequence ATGGAACACGGACAAGAACACATTACGGTCGTAGATGAAAACGGCAACGAACAATTATTTGAAGTACTATTTACATTTGAATCAGCAGATTTCGGAAAATCTTACGTATTGTATTTCCCGCTTGGTGCTGAAGAAGACGATGAAGGCGAGATTGAAATTCATGCATCTTCTTTCACAGAAAACCCTGAATCAGATGAAACTGTAGGTGGCGGAGAGCTTCGCCCAGTAGAAACTGACGCAGAGTGGGATATGATCGAAGAAATGTTAAACACGTTTCTTGACGAAGAAGAAGAAAACGAAGAGCTTTAA
- the mltG gene encoding endolytic transglycosylase MltG, with translation MGKKSKREVMFERMKEKKKEVRIVRRIVFIIALVLLIVIGIAGFRTYSYISNALDPVDPDSEKIITVEVPIGSNLDSISALLEENKVIEDARVYKYYVKFKNESEFQAGTYDLLPSMTLDEITESLKSGKVYREPLYTINVPEGITLVEIAENVIAKNTDYTAEEFLEKVNNPEYVAELMVKYPELLTDEILAEDVKFPLEGYLFPATYPIFDEDPSLTVLIEQMLNTTQANVLQYQSVLEELEKSPHWLVTFASLLEEEATAQSDRETIASVFYNRLADEMPLQTDPTVIYAMGKHKERLFNKDYEYEDPYSTYQNKGLPPGPIANAGLSSIQAVLDPADTQYFYFLADKEGINHFAKTYDEHLKNRDKYIGQ, from the coding sequence GTGGGGAAAAAGTCGAAAAGAGAAGTCATGTTTGAACGCATGAAAGAAAAAAAGAAGGAAGTGAGAATCGTCCGACGCATCGTATTTATCATTGCGCTAGTCTTATTGATTGTCATTGGGATTGCAGGATTTCGAACTTATAGTTACATTAGCAATGCTTTAGATCCAGTAGATCCTGATTCAGAAAAAATCATCACAGTTGAAGTACCGATTGGTTCCAATTTGGATAGCATTTCAGCATTGCTTGAAGAAAACAAAGTGATTGAAGATGCGCGTGTATACAAATACTATGTTAAATTCAAAAACGAATCAGAATTTCAAGCAGGAACATATGATTTGTTGCCATCTATGACTTTAGATGAAATTACTGAAAGCTTAAAAAGTGGCAAAGTTTATCGCGAACCACTCTACACCATTAACGTTCCAGAAGGCATAACGCTTGTAGAGATTGCAGAAAATGTAATTGCAAAAAATACCGATTATACAGCTGAAGAATTTCTAGAAAAAGTAAACAACCCAGAGTACGTTGCAGAATTGATGGTTAAATATCCAGAGTTGCTGACAGATGAGATTCTGGCAGAAGATGTGAAATTTCCACTTGAAGGCTATTTGTTCCCAGCGACATACCCGATTTTTGATGAAGATCCTTCGTTAACTGTCTTAATTGAACAAATGCTTAATACAACGCAAGCAAATGTGTTGCAGTACCAAAGCGTTTTAGAAGAATTGGAAAAATCACCTCATTGGCTAGTAACTTTTGCTTCCTTATTAGAAGAAGAAGCAACAGCACAATCAGATCGCGAAACAATTGCTAGTGTTTTTTACAATCGTCTAGCTGATGAGATGCCATTGCAAACAGATCCAACTGTCATTTATGCAATGGGTAAACACAAAGAGCGGTTATTTAATAAAGATTATGAATATGAAGATCCTTACAGTACTTACCAAAATAAAGGGTTGCCACCAGGACCTATCGCAAATGCTGGACTTTCCTCGATTCAAGCAGTGCTCGATCCTGCCGATACTCAGTATTTCTATTTCTTAGCTGATAAAGAAGGCATAAACCATTTTGCTAAAACATATGATGAACATTTGAAAAATCGAGACAAGTATATTGGCCAATAA
- a CDS encoding O-methyltransferase, whose translation MVDNQLSKTFKAIKDYAKTYHVPIMEDQGIDELLELLKVQQPQAILEIGAAIGFSAIKMSEALPTCTVDTIERDEPRYQQALVFIAQADMEERIRIFHADALVLSLSELKPQYDAIFIDAAKGQYERFFEKYESLLTTGGIIYCDNMAMHGLADLPLSEVPKRKRTMIRNLSIFKERMFSHSEYETELLSSGDGIMVCRKK comes from the coding sequence ATGGTGGACAATCAACTATCAAAGACGTTTAAAGCGATCAAAGACTATGCTAAGACGTATCATGTACCAATTATGGAAGATCAAGGAATAGACGAATTGCTTGAGCTTTTAAAGGTTCAACAACCTCAAGCTATTTTAGAAATTGGTGCAGCGATTGGGTTTTCTGCGATTAAAATGTCGGAAGCTTTACCAACATGTACAGTAGATACGATAGAACGTGATGAACCTCGTTACCAACAAGCCTTGGTGTTTATTGCACAGGCGGATATGGAAGAGCGTATTCGAATCTTTCATGCGGATGCACTAGTACTTTCGTTAAGTGAGTTAAAACCACAATATGATGCCATCTTTATAGATGCTGCAAAAGGTCAGTATGAACGTTTTTTTGAAAAGTATGAATCTTTATTAACAACAGGTGGCATTATCTATTGTGACAATATGGCGATGCACGGACTTGCAGATTTACCTCTTTCAGAAGTGCCAAAAAGAAAGCGGACAATGATACGGAATTTGTCGATTTTTAAAGAACGTATGTTTAGTCATTCGGAATACGAAACAGAATTATTATCTTCAGGAGATGGCATTATGGTTTGCCGTAAAAAGTAA
- the udk gene encoding uridine kinase, which translates to MSNKQPVVIGIAGGSGSGKTSVTNSIYEVFKENSVVVIEQDYYYKDQSHLAFEERLETNYDHPLAFDTDLLIEHINDLLERRPIEKPVYNYALHTRAEESILIEPKDVIILEGILVLEDPRLRELMNIKLFVDTDGDLRIIRRLLRDINERGRTIDSVIEQYLTVVRPMHNQFIEPTKRYADVIIPEGGQNEVAIDLMVTKIKTILE; encoded by the coding sequence ATGTCTAATAAACAGCCGGTCGTCATTGGGATCGCAGGAGGTTCGGGCTCGGGGAAAACGAGTGTAACGAATTCAATCTATGAAGTGTTTAAAGAAAACTCGGTGGTCGTCATCGAGCAAGACTATTATTATAAAGATCAAAGTCATTTGGCTTTTGAAGAACGATTGGAAACAAACTATGACCATCCTTTAGCATTTGATACGGACTTGCTAATTGAGCATATTAATGACTTGCTTGAACGCCGACCGATTGAAAAACCTGTTTATAATTACGCATTACATACGCGTGCTGAAGAATCAATATTGATCGAACCAAAAGATGTTATCATCCTAGAAGGCATATTGGTACTTGAAGATCCGCGTTTACGTGAATTGATGAATATCAAATTATTTGTCGATACAGACGGCGACTTGCGCATCATACGTCGCTTATTGCGTGACATCAATGAACGTGGCCGTACAATCGATTCGGTTATTGAACAATATTTAACAGTTGTTCGTCCAATGCACAATCAATTTATTGAACCGACAAAACGCTACGCCGATGTGATTATTCCAGAAGGCGGACAAAATGAAGTGGCAATCGATTTAATGGTTACAAAAATTAAAACTATTCTTGAATAG
- the greA gene encoding transcription elongation factor GreA: MANEKQFPMTAAGKQKLEDELDFLKTIKRKEVVERIKIARDFGDLSENAEYDSAKEDQAFVEGRISTLESMVRNAVIINENELNKDVVRLGTTVTFVEVPDGDKESYTIVGSAEADPLEGRISNDSPIAKSMIGRTIGEVVRVLTPGGEMEIKIISIT; this comes from the coding sequence ATGGCTAACGAAAAACAATTTCCAATGACAGCCGCAGGAAAGCAGAAGTTGGAAGATGAATTAGACTTTTTGAAAACGATTAAACGTAAAGAAGTAGTAGAACGAATTAAAATCGCACGTGATTTTGGAGATTTGTCTGAGAATGCTGAGTACGACTCAGCGAAAGAAGACCAAGCTTTCGTAGAAGGTCGCATCTCAACACTTGAATCGATGGTCCGCAACGCGGTTATTATAAATGAAAATGAATTAAATAAAGACGTCGTTCGTTTAGGAACAACAGTTACATTTGTTGAAGTTCCAGACGGTGACAAAGAGTCCTACACAATTGTAGGGTCAGCAGAAGCAGATCCACTAGAAGGGCGTATTTCGAATGATTCACCTATTGCTAAAAGCATGATTGGCCGCACTATTGGTGAAGTTGTTAGAGTGCTAACACCGGGTGGAGAAATGGAAATTAAAATTATTTCAATCACGTAA
- a CDS encoding YrrS family protein encodes MTNEEKPYPSRLKKKNKKNRSNRILNIMIGLVFALILIIGVSMLFNGGDDQAQKPEVTVSSETNEQTSDSDEGGDAGEENEATEEEKESAKKAEEKAEKEKAEKEKEESAIKGGTITREDSNDPIVEETVINTSWEPIGTKQKGNHVSVYQKNSTDWNEKVNAVSYATGLDVNNMYVMMIKNGGGPQKSIATVQSKDESEKYRVHMEWIDGEGWKPVKMDVLKTLNGAY; translated from the coding sequence ATGACTAACGAAGAAAAGCCTTATCCTTCTCGTTTAAAAAAGAAAAACAAAAAAAATCGTTCAAATCGGATTTTAAATATCATGATCGGTTTGGTGTTTGCTTTGATTTTAATCATTGGAGTTTCTATGTTATTTAACGGAGGAGACGATCAAGCTCAAAAACCGGAAGTAACAGTTTCGTCTGAAACTAATGAACAAACGAGTGACTCTGATGAAGGTGGAGACGCTGGCGAAGAGAATGAGGCAACTGAAGAAGAAAAAGAATCTGCTAAAAAAGCTGAAGAAAAAGCCGAAAAAGAAAAAGCTGAAAAAGAAAAAGAAGAATCTGCTATAAAAGGTGGAACCATTACGCGCGAAGATTCAAATGATCCAATCGTAGAAGAAACTGTGATTAACACAAGCTGGGAACCAATTGGTACTAAGCAAAAAGGAAATCACGTGTCAGTATATCAAAAAAATTCTACAGACTGGAATGAAAAAGTCAACGCTGTTTCTTATGCTACAGGACTCGATGTAAACAATATGTATGTCATGATGATTAAGAATGGTGGAGGACCGCAAAAGTCAATTGCGACTGTGCAGTCTAAAGACGAATCTGAAAAATACCGTGTCCATATGGAATGGATTGACGGTGAAGGCTGGAAACCAGTAAAAATGGACGTCCTAAAAACATTGAACGGCGCCTACTAA
- the mtnN gene encoding 5'-methylthioadenosine/S-adenosylhomocysteine nucleosidase codes for MKIGIIGAMEEEVQLLRSRLQNAQTEETARCEFTLGTYEKQEIVLLKSGIGKVNAAMATTILLQHYQPDIVINIGSAGGFDEELEVGTVIISDEVRHHDVDVTVFGYEIGQVPQLPAAFVSNEELIELAIKAVQEIAQHEYAVGLIATGDSFMNDPQRVLKVRTDFPAMKAADMEAAAVAQVCYQFDVAFVVIRALSDIAGKESSVSFEEFLPLAAKHSTEIVLNVIGQLAARI; via the coding sequence ATGAAAATCGGCATAATTGGTGCGATGGAAGAAGAAGTTCAATTACTAAGAAGTAGATTACAGAATGCACAAACAGAAGAAACCGCAAGATGTGAATTCACATTAGGTACATACGAAAAACAAGAGATCGTCTTATTGAAAAGTGGTATTGGTAAAGTAAATGCAGCCATGGCGACCACGATATTGCTTCAGCATTACCAGCCTGACATTGTCATCAATATTGGTTCAGCTGGCGGATTTGATGAAGAACTTGAAGTGGGAACAGTCATTATTTCGGATGAAGTTCGTCATCACGATGTAGACGTAACGGTTTTTGGTTATGAAATCGGTCAAGTGCCACAATTACCAGCAGCGTTTGTATCTAATGAAGAGCTAATTGAGCTCGCTATTAAAGCAGTACAAGAAATTGCTCAGCATGAATATGCTGTTGGTTTGATTGCGACTGGAGATTCGTTTATGAATGACCCGCAGCGCGTGTTAAAAGTGCGTACAGACTTTCCTGCGATGAAAGCAGCTGATATGGAAGCTGCTGCAGTTGCGCAAGTGTGCTACCAATTTGACGTAGCATTTGTAGTTATTCGTGCGTTGTCTGATATTGCTGGAAAAGAATCATCTGTTTCTTTTGAAGAATTTTTACCTCTAGCCGCTAAACATTCTACAGAAATCGTTCTTAATGTGATTGGCCAGTTAGCAGCACGTATTTAA